TGGCCCATGAGAAAATATTTAAAGATACTGTTTATAGTAGTGTTAATGTCGGTTTCAAGCAGTACAATTTATGCATCAAATGTTTCGGTGAAGTCAATGCCTCCCGTTGTTGTCAAAACTGTTCCTGAGTCAGGGTCTAGGGATGTTGCCCCCGGGATAATGGAGATAAAGGTAACGTTCAGTAAACCGATGCATACAAGAAATATGTGGTCTTGGGTACAGGTTACACAAAGTTCATTCCCTAAATTTGTTGGGAGAGTACGGTTTTTAGAAGATAAAAAGACGTGTGT
The sequence above is a segment of the Candidatus Ancaeobacter aquaticus genome. Coding sequences within it:
- a CDS encoding Ig-like domain-containing protein; the encoded protein is MRKYLKILFIVVLMSVSSSTIYASNVSVKSMPPVVVKTVPESGSRDVAPGIMEIKVTFSKPMHTRNMWSWVQVTQSSFPKFVGRVRFLEDKKTCVAPVKLEPGKAYAIWFNNGRFNSFRDKNDHPAVPYLLVFQTKRK